One genomic window of Gallaecimonas sp. GXIMD4217 includes the following:
- the topA gene encoding type I DNA topoisomerase: MGKSLVIVESPAKAKTINKYLGKDFVVKSSIGHIRDLPTSGSGRGKKATASNALVARMGVDPDNHWQAHYEVLPGKEKVVNELKALAEKADHVYLATDLDREGEAIAWHLQELIGGEPERYRRVVFNEITKNAIQQAFEQPGDVNVDMVNAQQARRFLDRVVGYMVSPLLWKKIARGLSAGRVQSVAVRLVVEREREIRAFVPEEYWDIHAVLAADQGQLRMMVTHHQGKAFKPVNETQAMAAVDALKGAAYRITDIEQKPSQSRPSAPFITSTLQQAASTRLGFGVKKTMMMAQRLYEAGYITYMRTDSTNLSKEAVDAVRGYIGDQFGDAYLPEKPLFYGAKANAQEAHEAIRPSDVNVRSEELSSMERDAVRLYELIWRQFVACQMTNARYDVTQLTATAGDYQLKAKGRVQRFDGWTRVLTPMKRKDDDAQLPAVNEGEALSLKQLDPKQHFTKPPARFTEASLVKELEKRGIGRPSTYASIISTIQDRGYVKVDNRRFFAEKMGEIVNDRLVENFTNLLSYDFTAQMEGELDDIAQGSREWHQVLDGFYADFKQRLDKAEAKPEEGGMRPNEVVLTDIDCPSCGRKMGIRTASTGVFLGCSGYSLPPKERCKTTINLTPGDDVIKADDDEAETEALMAKKRCDKCGTAMDAYLVDAKRKLHVCGNNPDCDGYLLETGEFKLKGYEGPVIECDKCGSDMELKNGRFGKYFGCTNADCKNTRKILKNGEVAPPKEDPVPLPELPCEKSDAHFVLRDGAAGLFLAASTFPKSRETRAPKIAELVRFKDRISPKFTYLTEAPVADPDGNPTVLKFSRKTKEQYVASEREDGKATGWAAFYKDGRWEAKKGK; encoded by the coding sequence ATGGGTAAATCACTGGTTATCGTGGAGTCGCCTGCCAAGGCCAAGACCATCAACAAATACCTGGGCAAGGATTTCGTGGTGAAATCCTCCATCGGCCATATTCGCGATCTCCCCACCAGCGGCAGCGGTCGCGGCAAGAAGGCCACCGCCAGCAATGCCCTGGTGGCCCGCATGGGCGTGGATCCGGATAACCACTGGCAGGCCCACTACGAGGTGCTGCCGGGCAAGGAAAAGGTGGTCAACGAGCTCAAGGCCCTGGCCGAAAAGGCCGACCATGTCTATCTGGCAACGGATTTGGATAGGGAAGGGGAGGCCATCGCCTGGCACCTGCAGGAGCTGATCGGCGGCGAGCCCGAGCGCTACCGCCGGGTGGTGTTCAACGAGATCACCAAGAACGCCATCCAGCAGGCCTTCGAGCAGCCGGGCGACGTCAACGTGGACATGGTCAACGCCCAGCAGGCCAGGCGCTTCCTGGACCGGGTGGTGGGCTACATGGTGTCGCCGCTGCTGTGGAAGAAGATCGCCCGCGGCCTGTCCGCCGGCCGGGTCCAGTCCGTGGCCGTGCGCCTGGTGGTGGAGCGCGAGCGCGAGATCCGCGCCTTCGTGCCGGAAGAGTACTGGGACATCCATGCCGTTCTGGCCGCCGACCAGGGCCAACTGCGGATGATGGTGACCCATCACCAGGGCAAGGCCTTCAAGCCGGTCAACGAGACCCAGGCCATGGCCGCCGTGGACGCCCTCAAGGGCGCCGCCTACCGCATCACCGATATCGAGCAGAAGCCCAGCCAGTCCCGGCCCTCGGCGCCCTTCATCACTTCCACCTTGCAGCAGGCGGCCAGCACCCGCCTGGGCTTCGGGGTCAAGAAGACCATGATGATGGCCCAGCGCCTCTATGAGGCCGGCTACATCACCTACATGCGTACCGACTCCACCAACCTCTCCAAGGAAGCTGTGGACGCGGTACGGGGCTATATCGGCGACCAGTTCGGCGATGCCTACCTGCCCGAGAAGCCGCTCTTCTACGGCGCCAAGGCCAACGCCCAGGAAGCCCACGAAGCCATCCGCCCCTCGGACGTGAACGTGCGCTCCGAGGAGCTGAGCAGCATGGAAAGGGACGCGGTGCGCCTCTACGAGCTGATCTGGCGCCAGTTCGTGGCCTGCCAGATGACCAACGCCCGTTACGACGTCACCCAGCTCACCGCCACCGCCGGCGACTACCAGCTCAAGGCCAAGGGCCGGGTGCAGCGCTTCGACGGTTGGACCCGGGTGCTGACCCCCATGAAGCGCAAGGACGACGACGCCCAGCTGCCGGCGGTCAACGAGGGCGAGGCGCTCAGCCTCAAGCAGCTCGATCCCAAACAGCACTTCACTAAGCCGCCGGCCCGCTTCACCGAGGCCAGCCTGGTCAAGGAGCTGGAAAAACGCGGCATCGGCCGCCCCTCCACCTACGCCAGCATCATCTCCACCATCCAGGACCGTGGTTATGTCAAGGTGGACAACCGCCGCTTCTTCGCCGAGAAGATGGGCGAGATCGTCAACGACCGCCTGGTGGAGAACTTTACCAACCTGCTCAGCTACGACTTCACCGCCCAGATGGAAGGGGAGCTGGACGACATCGCCCAGGGCAGCCGTGAATGGCACCAGGTGCTGGACGGCTTCTACGCCGACTTCAAGCAGCGCCTGGACAAGGCCGAGGCCAAGCCGGAAGAGGGCGGCATGCGCCCCAACGAGGTGGTGCTCACCGACATCGACTGCCCCAGCTGCGGCCGCAAGATGGGCATCCGCACCGCCAGCACCGGCGTCTTCCTGGGCTGCTCCGGCTACAGCCTGCCGCCCAAGGAGCGCTGCAAGACCACCATCAACCTGACCCCGGGCGACGACGTCATCAAGGCCGACGACGACGAGGCCGAAACCGAAGCCCTGATGGCCAAGAAGCGCTGCGACAAGTGCGGCACCGCCATGGACGCCTACCTGGTGGACGCCAAGCGCAAGCTGCACGTGTGCGGTAACAACCCGGACTGCGACGGCTACCTGCTGGAAACCGGCGAGTTCAAGCTCAAGGGCTACGAGGGCCCGGTCATCGAATGCGACAAGTGCGGCAGCGACATGGAGCTGAAAAACGGCCGTTTCGGCAAGTACTTCGGCTGCACCAACGCCGACTGCAAGAACACCCGCAAGATCCTCAAGAACGGCGAGGTGGCGCCGCCCAAGGAAGATCCGGTACCGCTGCCGGAGCTGCCCTGCGAAAAATCCGACGCCCATTTCGTGCTCCGCGACGGTGCCGCCGGCCTGTTCCTGGCCGCCAGCACCTTCCCCAAATCCAGGGAGACCCGGGCACCGAAGATTGCCGAACTGGTGCGCTTCAAGGACAGGATCTCGCCCAAGTTCACCTACCTGACCGAGGCCCCGGTGGCCGACCCCGACGGCAACCCGACGGTGCTGAAGTTCTCCCGCAAGACCAAGGAGCAGTACGTGGCCTCCGAGCGGGAAGACGGCAAGGCCACCGGCTGGGCCGCCTTCTACAAGGACGGTCGCTGGGAAGCCAAGAAGGGCAAATGA
- the astB gene encoding N-succinylarginine dihydrolase — translation MKHYEVNFDGLVGPTHNYAGLSFGNVASLSNAKEASSPKQAAKQGLQKAKALHDLGMKQGFLAPQERPDVATLRRLGFTGTDAQVLAKAAKEAPAILRACCSASSMWTANAATVSPSGDTSDGRVHFTPANLTNKFHRSLEPAVTGRILKAIFADERHFKHHKHLPDNDHFGDEGAANHTRLCSEYGAAGVELFAYGRTAFDPSRPAPTKFPARQTLEASQTIARLHGLDDDTVVYMQQNPAVIDAGVFHNDVISVGNQNVLFYHEDAFLDTEAKFDEIRRKFGDDKPLYFIKVPRDRVSVQDAVRTYLFNTQILTLPQGHMAIIAPTECQENDAVRTFLEELVEQDTPIKEVKFFDVKQSMRNGGGPACLRLRVAMNDAELAAVNPHAMLDDAMFARLNQWVDKHYRDELREEDLADPQLLIESREALDELTQIMNLGSVYPFQRD, via the coding sequence ATGAAACATTACGAAGTTAACTTTGACGGCCTCGTTGGCCCCACGCATAACTATGCAGGCCTCTCTTTCGGCAATGTGGCCTCCCTTTCCAATGCCAAGGAAGCATCCAGCCCCAAGCAGGCTGCCAAGCAAGGACTTCAAAAGGCGAAGGCGCTTCACGACCTGGGCATGAAGCAGGGTTTCCTGGCCCCCCAGGAGCGTCCTGATGTGGCCACCCTGCGCCGCCTGGGCTTCACCGGCACCGACGCCCAGGTACTGGCCAAGGCCGCCAAGGAGGCCCCGGCCATACTGCGCGCCTGCTGCTCCGCTTCCAGCATGTGGACGGCCAATGCCGCCACCGTTTCCCCGTCCGGTGACACCAGCGATGGCCGCGTGCATTTCACCCCGGCCAACCTGACCAACAAGTTCCACCGCAGCCTGGAGCCGGCGGTCACCGGCCGCATCCTCAAGGCCATCTTCGCCGACGAGCGCCACTTCAAGCACCACAAGCACCTGCCGGACAACGACCACTTCGGTGACGAAGGCGCCGCCAACCACACCCGCCTGTGCAGCGAATACGGCGCCGCCGGTGTGGAGCTGTTCGCCTACGGCCGCACCGCCTTCGATCCCAGCCGTCCGGCCCCGACCAAGTTCCCGGCCCGCCAGACCCTGGAAGCGTCCCAGACCATCGCCCGCCTGCACGGCCTGGACGACGACACCGTGGTCTACATGCAGCAGAACCCGGCCGTGATCGACGCCGGCGTCTTCCACAACGACGTGATCTCCGTAGGCAACCAGAACGTGCTCTTCTACCATGAGGACGCCTTCCTGGACACCGAGGCCAAGTTCGACGAGATCCGCCGCAAGTTCGGCGACGACAAGCCGCTGTACTTCATCAAGGTGCCGCGGGACAGGGTCAGCGTCCAAGACGCGGTCAGGACCTACCTGTTCAACACCCAGATCCTGACCCTGCCCCAGGGCCACATGGCCATCATCGCCCCCACCGAGTGCCAGGAGAACGACGCCGTGCGTACCTTCCTGGAGGAGCTGGTGGAGCAGGACACCCCCATCAAGGAAGTGAAGTTCTTCGACGTGAAGCAGTCCATGCGCAACGGCGGCGGCCCGGCCTGCCTGCGCCTGCGGGTGGCCATGAACGACGCCGAGCTGGCGGCGGTCAACCCCCACGCCATGCTGGACGACGCCATGTTCGCCCGCCTCAACCAGTGGGTGGACAAGCACTACCGCGACGAGCTGCGTGAAGAGGATCTGGCCGATCCCCAGCTGCTCATCGAAAGCCGCGAGGCCCTGGACGAACTGACCCAGATCATGAACCTGGGCAGCGTCTATCCCTTCCAGCGCGACTAA
- a CDS encoding dicarboxylate/amino acid:cation symporter: MKNAANKLSLTSRIIIGMALGFLVGTLLKIFFPENAFVATYLTGGIFHVGGQIFIASLKMLVVPLVFVSLVCGTCSLSDTSRLGRLGGKTIALYLVTTAIAISLAMGFALLIQPGSGLELDTNTTFDAKQAPPLSEVFTNLVPSNPIQAMASGNMLQIIVFALLFGLSMALAGKAGERLAKVFEDLNVVVMKLVTILMNLAPYGVFFLMAKLFSTMGFETIASLVKYFMLVLFVLLLHAFMTYPLLLKLLTRLSPITFLKKMRDAVLFAFSTASSNATIPVTMETVTQKLGVRNSTASFTVPLGATINMDGTAIMQGVATVFIAQVYGVDLSFADFLLVILTATLASIGTAGVPGVGLIMLAMVLQQVNLPVEGIGLIIGVDRLLDMTRTAVNVTGDSMVSVAVAKSEGDLDETIFNDPNAAKGAEEVHFHRLKG, from the coding sequence ATGAAAAATGCTGCCAATAAGCTCAGCCTGACCAGCCGGATCATCATCGGCATGGCGCTGGGCTTTCTTGTGGGAACCCTGCTGAAGATCTTTTTTCCCGAAAATGCCTTTGTGGCGACCTACCTGACCGGTGGAATTTTCCACGTTGGCGGTCAAATTTTCATCGCTTCGCTGAAAATGCTGGTCGTACCACTGGTCTTTGTGTCCCTGGTCTGCGGCACCTGTTCACTGTCCGATACCAGCCGACTGGGGCGCCTGGGTGGCAAGACCATTGCCCTCTACCTGGTCACCACCGCCATCGCCATTTCCCTGGCCATGGGCTTCGCCTTGCTGATCCAGCCCGGCAGCGGCCTGGAGCTGGACACCAACACCACTTTCGATGCCAAGCAGGCGCCGCCCCTGTCCGAGGTATTCACCAACCTGGTGCCTTCCAACCCCATCCAGGCCATGGCCTCGGGCAACATGCTGCAGATCATCGTCTTCGCCCTGCTGTTCGGCCTGTCCATGGCCCTGGCCGGCAAGGCCGGTGAGCGCCTGGCCAAGGTGTTCGAGGATCTCAACGTGGTGGTGATGAAGCTGGTCACCATACTGATGAACCTGGCCCCCTACGGCGTCTTCTTCCTGATGGCCAAGCTGTTCTCCACCATGGGCTTCGAGACCATCGCCTCCCTGGTCAAGTACTTCATGCTGGTGCTGTTCGTGCTGCTGCTGCACGCCTTCATGACCTACCCGCTGCTGCTGAAGCTGCTGACCCGCTTGAGCCCCATCACCTTCCTCAAGAAGATGCGCGACGCCGTACTGTTCGCCTTTTCCACCGCCTCCAGCAACGCCACCATCCCGGTGACCATGGAGACCGTGACCCAGAAGCTGGGGGTGCGTAACTCCACCGCCTCCTTCACCGTACCGCTCGGCGCCACCATCAACATGGACGGCACCGCCATCATGCAGGGCGTGGCTACGGTGTTTATCGCCCAGGTCTACGGCGTCGACCTCAGTTTCGCCGACTTCCTGCTGGTGATCCTCACCGCCACCCTGGCCTCCATCGGCACCGCCGGCGTGCCCGGCGTGGGCCTGATCATGCTGGCCATGGTGCTGCAGCAGGTGAACCTGCCCGTGGAGGGCATCGGCCTCATCATCGGTGTCGACCGCCTGCTGGACATGACCCGCACCGCCGTCAACGTCACCGGCGATTCCATGGTGTCGGTGGCCGTGGCCAAGTCCGAGGGTGACCTGGACGAGACCATCTTCAACGACCCCAATGCCGCCAAGGGCGCCGAGGAAGTACACTTCCACCGCCTCAAGGGCTGA
- the sohB gene encoding protease SohB yields the protein MDFLYEYGLFLAKAMTFVIAVAVILVLGAAMGSRKSRHKGELEITDLGGRLKGWQHKMEGVLLDKKARKARAKAEKAKKDEDRPTLFVLDFHGSMDAHEVDSLRDEITAVLAVATERDEVLVRLESAGGVVHGYGLAASQLARIRTAGIPLTAAVDKVAASGGYMMACVADRILAAPFAILGSIGVVAGLPNVHKLLKKHDIDFEQHTAGKYKRTLTVLGENTDEGRDKFKADLQSIHGHFKRHVNHFRPRLDMDEVGTGEIWLGQEACEKGLVDAIATSDSYLVDKLDSHRIIGVKYQLKRKLGEKLHLAARGLMSRLGL from the coding sequence TTGGATTTTCTGTACGAGTACGGGCTCTTTCTGGCCAAGGCCATGACCTTTGTCATCGCCGTTGCCGTCATTCTGGTGTTGGGCGCCGCCATGGGCAGTCGCAAGTCCCGCCACAAGGGCGAACTGGAGATCACCGATCTGGGCGGCCGCCTCAAGGGCTGGCAGCACAAGATGGAAGGAGTGCTGCTGGACAAGAAGGCCCGCAAGGCCAGGGCCAAGGCGGAAAAGGCCAAAAAGGACGAGGACAGGCCGACCCTGTTCGTGTTGGATTTCCATGGCTCCATGGACGCCCACGAGGTGGATTCCCTGAGGGACGAGATCACCGCCGTGCTGGCCGTGGCCACCGAGCGGGACGAGGTGTTGGTGCGCCTGGAGTCCGCCGGCGGCGTGGTGCACGGCTACGGCCTGGCCGCCTCCCAGCTGGCCCGGATCCGCACTGCCGGTATCCCCCTGACCGCCGCCGTGGACAAGGTGGCGGCCTCCGGCGGCTACATGATGGCCTGCGTGGCCGATCGCATCCTGGCGGCCCCCTTTGCCATCCTGGGCAGCATCGGCGTGGTGGCCGGCCTGCCGAACGTCCATAAGCTATTGAAAAAGCACGATATCGACTTCGAACAGCACACGGCGGGCAAGTACAAGCGCACCCTGACGGTGCTGGGCGAGAATACCGACGAGGGTCGAGACAAGTTCAAGGCCGATCTGCAGAGCATCCATGGCCACTTCAAGCGCCACGTCAACCATTTCCGCCCCCGGCTGGACATGGATGAGGTGGGCACGGGCGAGATCTGGCTGGGCCAGGAGGCCTGCGAGAAGGGCCTGGTGGACGCCATTGCCACCTCCGATTCCTACCTGGTGGACAAGCTCGACAGCCACCGCATCATTGGCGTCAAGTACCAGCTCAAACGCAAGCTGGGCGAGAAGCTGCACCTGGCCGCCCGGGGGCTGATGAGCCGGCTCGGACTCTAG
- a CDS encoding VolA/Pla-1 family phospholipase — translation MNKKLISLAVAGALGLAACGGSDDYKEQQANAEPVIATSFVAYDPGNSVVPVPNDLLFLDTTDGTLNIPVENPADFSDPFVALSGLDGWSTSTPFTIDIELDDGVTLDAASVAQPGAVVLLEVVLGGADDADCAELPTGVGCKPVAALSYGEDYVTQASGDSIAVVPLKPLKAKTSYLVATTSLIQDSEGRAVEGSTTYKLLKQDLATAPLGTDQQKQLQGLINSFEAVLAAAGVDAESVTYSGAFTTQSTLDILATTKLAIMGANPTLSPLVDTGMTAAQMLGLPPEHPGHASASLAKVHGGAVTLPYFLQKPTAADVVSGDCNPADVLAGCPKLFSRWQAAGDSPAAVLLALQAGTLSQESFVEQAVAQGVDPQAALADPSLLVGKSFNIGENAVDPERHLTKFNPLPAVQSINNVEVLVTLPDESLVGPKPAAGWPVAVFAHGITSYKETGLAIAGALASQGVAMIAIDFPLHGSRGIDFNGDDAIDLSASSAGPNAPAVSDVTIYMNLASLATARDNLRQSSTDLLSLRYALNAMAGTFDPSKVSYLSISLGSIAGTPALAAGNLPTINPMTGEVLANNPFAFKQAALSVGGGSTAGILIHSPSFGPVVKAGLTQSASFQEALAEVNTAGLAPGDAGYDQLVDAVYEGFAAQFNFAAQTVVDSADSINAAGTVAAQGTPILFQEVVGDQVVPNAVAGLPLVGTEPLLKVLGLDGLTGSVATPDGVTPVSGVARILGASHGSLLSPEANPAATTEMQTEAASFIGSEAKAIVVTDPSLLADAQ, via the coding sequence ATGAACAAGAAACTTATCAGCCTGGCCGTTGCCGGCGCCCTGGGATTGGCGGCGTGCGGCGGCTCTGACGACTACAAAGAGCAGCAGGCCAACGCCGAGCCGGTCATCGCCACCAGCTTCGTGGCCTATGATCCGGGCAACAGCGTCGTGCCCGTACCCAACGATCTGCTTTTCCTGGATACCACTGACGGTACTCTGAACATTCCGGTTGAGAACCCCGCCGATTTCAGCGATCCCTTCGTGGCCCTGTCCGGCCTGGACGGCTGGTCCACCTCCACGCCCTTTACCATCGACATCGAGCTGGATGACGGCGTGACCCTGGATGCTGCCTCCGTGGCCCAGCCCGGTGCCGTGGTACTGCTGGAAGTGGTGCTGGGCGGTGCCGATGACGCCGACTGCGCCGAGCTGCCCACCGGCGTCGGCTGCAAGCCGGTGGCCGCCCTGAGCTATGGTGAGGACTATGTGACCCAGGCCAGTGGCGACAGCATCGCCGTGGTGCCGCTCAAGCCCCTCAAGGCCAAGACCTCCTACCTGGTGGCCACCACCAGCCTGATCCAGGACAGCGAAGGCCGCGCCGTGGAAGGCTCCACCACCTACAAGCTGCTCAAGCAGGATCTGGCCACCGCCCCCCTGGGCACCGACCAGCAGAAGCAGCTCCAGGGCCTGATCAACTCCTTCGAAGCGGTACTGGCCGCCGCCGGTGTCGATGCCGAGAGCGTCACCTACTCCGGCGCCTTCACCACCCAGAGCACCCTCGATATCCTGGCCACCACCAAGCTGGCCATCATGGGCGCCAACCCCACCCTGAGCCCGCTGGTGGATACCGGTATGACCGCGGCCCAGATGCTGGGCTTGCCGCCAGAGCATCCCGGCCATGCCAGCGCCAGCCTGGCCAAGGTCCATGGTGGCGCCGTGACCCTGCCGTACTTCCTGCAAAAGCCCACCGCTGCCGACGTGGTCAGTGGCGACTGTAACCCGGCCGACGTACTGGCCGGCTGCCCCAAGCTGTTCTCCCGCTGGCAGGCCGCCGGCGATAGCCCGGCCGCCGTGCTGCTGGCCCTGCAGGCCGGCACCCTGAGCCAGGAAAGCTTTGTCGAGCAGGCCGTGGCCCAGGGCGTGGATCCCCAGGCGGCCCTGGCCGACCCCAGCCTGCTGGTGGGCAAGAGCTTCAACATCGGTGAGAATGCCGTCGATCCCGAACGCCACCTGACCAAGTTCAACCCGCTGCCGGCGGTGCAGAGCATCAACAATGTCGAGGTGCTGGTGACCCTGCCCGACGAGAGCCTGGTCGGGCCCAAGCCCGCGGCCGGCTGGCCTGTGGCGGTGTTTGCCCACGGCATCACCAGCTACAAGGAAACCGGCCTGGCCATCGCCGGGGCCCTGGCGTCCCAGGGCGTGGCCATGATCGCCATCGACTTCCCGCTGCACGGCAGCCGCGGCATCGACTTCAACGGCGACGACGCCATCGACCTGTCTGCATCCAGCGCCGGCCCCAATGCTCCGGCGGTGTCCGACGTCACCATCTACATGAACCTGGCCAGCCTGGCCACGGCCCGCGACAACCTGCGCCAGTCCAGCACCGATCTGTTGTCGCTGCGCTATGCCCTGAACGCCATGGCCGGTACCTTCGACCCCAGCAAGGTCTCCTACCTGTCCATCTCCCTGGGCTCCATCGCCGGCACCCCGGCCCTGGCCGCCGGCAACCTGCCGACCATCAACCCCATGACAGGTGAAGTGCTGGCCAACAACCCCTTCGCCTTCAAGCAGGCGGCGTTGTCGGTCGGTGGCGGCAGTACCGCCGGCATCCTGATCCACTCGCCGTCCTTTGGTCCCGTGGTCAAGGCCGGCCTGACCCAGTCCGCCTCCTTCCAGGAAGCCTTGGCCGAGGTCAACACGGCTGGCCTTGCGCCCGGCGATGCCGGCTATGATCAGCTGGTGGATGCCGTCTACGAAGGCTTTGCCGCCCAGTTCAACTTTGCCGCCCAGACCGTCGTGGACAGCGCCGATTCCATCAATGCCGCCGGCACCGTTGCCGCCCAGGGCACCCCCATCCTGTTCCAGGAAGTGGTGGGCGACCAGGTGGTGCCCAATGCCGTGGCCGGCCTGCCGCTGGTTGGCACCGAGCCGCTGCTGAAGGTGCTGGGCCTGGATGGCCTCACCGGCTCCGTGGCCACCCCGGATGGCGTGACCCCGGTCAGCGGTGTGGCCCGTATCCTGGGCGCCAGCCACGGCTCCTTGCTGAGCCCGGAGGCCAACCCGGCGGCGACCACGGAAATGCAGACCGAGGCGGCCAGCTTTATCGGCAGCGAAGCCAAGGCCATAGTGGTGACCGACCCCAGCCTGCTGGCGGACGCTCAGTAA
- a CDS encoding YciK family oxidoreductase, producing MLDYQATTDLLKDRVILVTGAGDGIGREAARHYARHGATVILLGRTTEKLEAVYDEIEAAGHPQPAIIPLDMKGATAQNYRDMAATIENQFGRLDGALMNAGQLGVLGPFEHIDDDTWNNVMQVNVNATFMMTRALLPLLKQAEDGRLIFTSSGVGKQGRAYWGAYAVSKFATEGMMQTIADEVEKGPLRVNCINPGATRTKMRAKAYPGEDVEKLKTPAELMPLYLYLMGPDSRDVNGQSIDAQPK from the coding sequence ATGCTCGACTATCAAGCCACCACCGATCTGTTGAAAGACCGTGTCATCCTGGTCACCGGCGCCGGCGATGGCATCGGTCGCGAGGCCGCCCGCCACTATGCCCGCCACGGCGCCACCGTGATCCTGCTGGGCCGCACCACGGAGAAACTGGAAGCGGTCTACGACGAGATTGAGGCCGCAGGCCACCCGCAGCCGGCCATCATCCCCCTGGACATGAAGGGCGCCACCGCCCAGAACTACCGGGACATGGCCGCCACCATAGAGAACCAGTTCGGCCGCCTGGACGGCGCCCTGATGAACGCCGGCCAGCTGGGCGTGCTGGGTCCCTTCGAGCATATCGACGACGACACCTGGAACAACGTCATGCAGGTCAACGTCAACGCCACCTTCATGATGACCCGAGCCCTGCTGCCGCTGCTGAAACAGGCCGAGGACGGCCGCCTCATCTTCACCTCGTCCGGTGTCGGCAAGCAGGGCCGCGCCTACTGGGGCGCCTACGCGGTGTCCAAGTTCGCCACCGAAGGCATGATGCAGACCATCGCCGACGAGGTGGAAAAGGGCCCGCTCAGGGTCAACTGCATCAACCCAGGAGCCACCCGCACCAAGATGCGTGCCAAGGCCTACCCCGGCGAGGACGTGGAAAAGCTGAAGACCCCGGCCGAGCTGATGCCCCTGTATCTGTACCTGATGGGGCCGGACTCCAGGGATGTGAACGGCCAGAGCATAGACGCCCAGCCCAAGTGA
- a CDS encoding glutaredoxin family protein, whose amino-acid sequence MSRSTLLLLVVALVGGLYQNRDAVERWFNPPSVEQAGVVLYSTAWCGYCKRMRALFKARGIPYREKDIETSARYQQEFLALGGTGVPMVVVDGRTVIRGYRPKAVLQAVQR is encoded by the coding sequence ATGTCGAGAAGTACGCTGTTATTGCTGGTGGTGGCCCTGGTGGGCGGCCTTTATCAAAATCGCGACGCCGTCGAGCGCTGGTTCAATCCGCCTTCGGTCGAGCAGGCCGGGGTGGTGCTCTACAGCACCGCCTGGTGCGGCTACTGCAAGCGCATGAGGGCCCTGTTCAAGGCGCGGGGCATTCCCTACCGGGAAAAGGATATCGAGACCTCGGCCCGGTACCAGCAAGAATTCCTGGCCCTGGGCGGCACGGGCGTTCCCATGGTGGTGGTGGACGGCCGTACCGTCATCAGGGGTTACAGGCCCAAGGCGGTCCTACAGGCGGTGCAGCGATAA
- the rluB gene encoding 23S rRNA pseudouridine(2605) synthase RluB, with the protein MTEKLQKVLARAGQGSRREMETVIAAGRVSVDGQVAKLGDRVGPTAQIRIDGRLITISAEEDVICRVLMYNKPEGELCTRRDTEGRPTVFDRLPRLQEGRWVAVGRLDVNTSGLLLFTTDGELANRLMHPSHEVEREYAVRVFGEVTEAKLQKLRSGVQLEDGPAKFKKIKAMGGEGMNQWFNVTLTEGRNREVRRLWESQELQVSRLIRVRYGDIQLNKRLPQGGWEELELPMVNYLRSSVGLRPEDRTKLPAKTSQRMHTKAARIRRAVRKDRVRRQGKKDD; encoded by the coding sequence ATGACTGAGAAATTGCAGAAGGTCCTGGCCCGTGCCGGCCAGGGTTCCCGTCGTGAGATGGAGACAGTGATCGCTGCAGGGCGGGTAAGTGTCGACGGCCAGGTGGCCAAGCTGGGCGACCGGGTCGGTCCCACGGCGCAGATCCGCATCGACGGTCGTCTCATCACCATCAGTGCCGAAGAGGACGTGATCTGCCGGGTACTGATGTACAACAAGCCGGAAGGGGAGCTGTGCACCCGCCGCGATACCGAGGGCCGTCCCACCGTGTTCGACCGCCTGCCACGCCTGCAGGAAGGCCGCTGGGTCGCCGTGGGCCGCCTGGACGTGAACACCTCCGGCCTGCTGCTGTTCACCACAGACGGCGAGCTGGCCAATCGCCTGATGCACCCCAGCCACGAGGTGGAGCGGGAGTACGCAGTGCGGGTGTTCGGCGAGGTGACCGAGGCCAAGCTGCAGAAACTGCGCAGCGGCGTGCAGCTGGAAGACGGCCCGGCCAAGTTCAAGAAGATCAAGGCCATGGGCGGCGAGGGCATGAACCAGTGGTTCAACGTTACCCTCACCGAGGGCCGCAACCGGGAGGTGCGCCGGCTCTGGGAGTCCCAGGAGCTGCAGGTGTCCCGGCTGATCCGGGTCCGCTACGGCGACATCCAGCTCAACAAGCGCCTGCCCCAGGGCGGCTGGGAAGAGCTGGAGCTGCCCATGGTCAACTACCTGCGCAGCTCGGTGGGCCTGAGGCCCGAGGACAGGACCAAGCTGCCCGCCAAGACAAGCCAGCGCATGCACACCAAGGCGGCCCGTATCCGCCGCGCCGTACGCAAGGACAGAGTGCGTCGCCAGGGTAAGAAGGACGACTAA